From the genome of Vicia villosa cultivar HV-30 ecotype Madison, WI linkage group LG2, Vvil1.0, whole genome shotgun sequence, one region includes:
- the LOC131646187 gene encoding polygalacturonase At1g48100 has protein sequence MKRNIIFSLIFLWSLLIFSLVTFSVDARKTNMKKKLHKHHKDSHPHPTQVNTYDIMSFGAKGNGVSDDSEAFLAAWKSACKVAGATIKVPEKLKFLIKAITLQGPCMPNLTLQIDGTILAPPQVSSWPKSSLFQWINFKWVQNFTVKGYGTIDGQGFNWWNNSELSDIQKTHSKQIPSMKPTAIRFYSSNFIRVRDTKIINSPLCHLKFDNSNGIKVDNITISSPQSSPNTDGIHLQNTHDVEIQHSNIGTGDDCVSIQTGCSNVHVHHIKCGPGHGISLGGLGKDKSLACVSDIIVEDIAMKNTLYGARIKTWQGGNGMVKNVTFSRIKVHDVMYPIMIDQYYCDKQICKNQTGTVMISGVKFDQISGTYAMQPIHLACSNSIPCTDVDLTDIQLRPSLKYRGYEQAMCWNSYGKSQGELVPSSIDYCLRSGGGLIKRIAKSHDSVCYKLL, from the exons atgaagagaAACATAATTTTTTCTTTAATCTTTTTATGGTCTTTGTTAATTTTTAGTTTAGTCACCTTCTCTGTGGATGCAAGGAAGACTAACATGAAGAAAAAACTTCACAAACATCACAAAGACTCACATCCTCATCCAACACAAGTAAACACTTATGATATTATGTCTTTTGGTGCAAAGGGCAATGGAGTTTCTGATGATTCAGAG GCATTTCTAGCTGCATGGAAATCTGCATGCAAAGTTGCTGGTGCCACAATAAAAGTTCCTGAAAAACTAAAGTTCCTCATTAAGGCTATTACTCTACAAGGCCCTTGTATGCCTAATCTTACTCTTCAG ATAGATGGAACAATATTGGCTCCTCCTCAAGTATCTTCATGGCCAAAATCTAGCTTGTTTCAATGGATAAATTTCAAATGGGTGCAGAACTTCACTGTCAAAGGCTATGGAACTATTGATGGTCAAGGCTTTAATTGGTGGAACAACTCAGAACTTTCTGATATACAG AAAACTCACTCTAAACAAATTCCAAGTATGAAGCCAACT GCTATAAGATTCTACTCTAGCAACTTTATAAGGGTTAGAGATACCAAAATCATAAACAGTCCTCTATGCCATCTAAAATTTGATAACTCAAATGGAATCAAAGTTGATAACATTACAATATCTTCCCCTCAAAGTAGCCCAAACACTGATGGAATTCACCTGCAAAACACACATGATGTAGAAATTCAACATTCTAATATCGGAACCG GTGATGACTGTGTGTCCATACAAACTGGTTGCTCTAATGTTCATGTCCACCACATAAAATGTGGCCCTGGTCATGGCATAag TTTAGGAGGATTAGGAAAAGACAAGAGTTTGGCATGCGTCTCTGACATCATTGTTGAGGATATTGCAATGAAAAATACTCTATATGGAGCAAGGATCAAAACATGGCAG GGAGGAAATGGTATGGTTAAAAATGTAACATTTTCAAGAATCAAAGTCCATGATGTTATGTATCCAATAATGATAGACCAATACTATTGTGACAAACAAATCTGCAAGAACCAAACAGGAACAGTGATGATTTCTGGTGTTAAATTTGATCAAATAAGTGGTACTTATGCAATGCAACCTATTCACCTAGCTTGCAGCAATAGCATACCATGCACAGATGTTGATTTAACTGATATTCAGTTGAGGCCTTCCCTTAAATATAGAGGTTATGAACAAGCTATGTGTTGGAACTCTTATGGAAAATCACAAGGTGAATTGGTACCTTCAAGTATTGATTATTGTTTAAGAAGTGGTGGTGGATTAATCAAGAGGATAGCAAAGTCACATGATAGTGTTTGTTATAAATTGTTATAG
- the LOC131649085 gene encoding uncharacterized protein LOC131649085: MAGRNDAAIAAALEAMAQALEHQPNVGENSASRNLATFQRENPPVFKGTHDFDGALTWLKEIERIFRVIDCTLDQKVWEFLRKYFREDVRGKKEIEFLELRQGNKSVVEYAAKFGELAKFYQHYDGPDGEFSKCIKFKNGLRPEIKKAISYQKIRVFADLVDSCWIYKEDNNVDYRVISEKRGKSQQGRGKPYDAPFGKGKQKAYEGKKTSRGDAPAGNVCFKCGKVGHKSTVCTVGTKRCFRCGKIGHEVPKCKHKDMVCFNCGEEGHIGSKFQKPKKEQASGKVFVLSGTQTTRKANVVVDALSRKTLHMSAMMVKELELIEQFRDMSLKLYVIMDHSLMKVNRLSKEYKNGLIQFLDFAEKYLPKGVF; encoded by the exons ATGGCTGGAAGGAATGATGCTGCgattgctgctgctttggaagcaatggctcaagctttggaACATCAGCCGAATGTTGGTGAGAATTCCGCTTCTCGCAATTTGGCTACTTTCCAAAGGGAGAATCCACCTGTTTTCAAGGGAACTCATGATTTtgatggcgcattgacatggctaaaggagattgagagaatctTCCGTGTGATAGATTGTACTCTAGATCAGAAGGTttg GGAGTTCTTGAGGAAGTACTTTCGTGAGGAcgtccgtggcaagaaggaaatcgAATTCCTTGAGTTGAGACAAGGGAATAAGTCGGTTgttgagtatgctgctaagtttggagagttggctaagttttaccaacATTATGATGGACCAGATGGTGAATTttctaagtgtatcaagtttaaGAATGGATTGCGCCCAGAAATCAAGAAGGCGATTAGCTACCAGAAGATTCGTGTCTTTGCTGATTTAGTTGATAGTTGCTGGATTTATAAGGAAGACAACAATGTTGATTATCGAGTTATTAGTGAGAAGAGGGGAAAGAGTCAACAAGGTCGTGGCAAGCCTTATGATGCTCCATTTGGCAAGGGGAAGCAGAAAGCTTATGAGGGGAAGAAGACTAGtaggggagatgctcctgctggtaatgtatgcttcaagtgtggcaaagTTGGTCACAAGAGCACTGTGTGTACTGTTGGTACTAAGAGGTGTTTCCGTTGTGGTAAGATTGGACATGAAGTGCCTAAATGCAAGCATAAGGATATGGTttgcttcaactgtggtgaagagggacatattggaagcaagtTTCAGAAACCCAAAAAGGAGCAAGCTAGTGGGAAGGTGTTTGTcttgtcgggaactcagaccacta gaaaagctaatgttgtcgTCGATGCCTTAAGccgaaagactttgcatatgtcggcgaTGATGGTTAAGGAATTGGAACTGATTGAGCAAttcagagatatgagtttg AAGCTTTATGTGATTATGGATCATAGTTTAATGAAAGTCAATAGATTAAGTAAAGAGTATAAGAATGGATTGATCCAATTTCTTGATTTCGCTGAAAAATAccttcctaaaggagtattttaG